Genomic window (Streptomyces sp. SLBN-31):
TCCACCACAACGTCGACAAGAAGACCGCGAAGAGGCGCGCGGTCGAGATGCTCGACCGGGTGGGCATCCCGCAGCCGGACAAGCGGGTGGACAACTACCCGCACGAGTTCTCCGGCGGTATGCGCCAGCGCGCGATGATCGCGATGTCGCTGGTGAACAACCCCGAGCTGCTCATCGCGGACGAGCCGACCACCGCCCTGGACGTGACCGTCCAGGCGCAGATCCTGGACCTGATCCGGGACCTGCAGAAGGAGTTCGGCTCCGCGGTCATCATCATCACCCACGACCTGGGCGTCGTCGCCGAGCTCGCCGACGACATCCTGGTGATGTACGGCGGCCGCTGCGTGGAGCGGGGCCCGGCGGAGAAGGTGTTCTACGAACCCCGCCACCCCTACACCTGGGGTCTGCTCGGCTCGATGCCGCGCCTGGACCGCGAGCAGCAGGAACGGCTGATCCCGGTCAAGGGCTCCCCGCCGTCGCTGATCAACATCCCGTCCGGCTGCGCCTTCAACCCGCGCTGCCCCTACGCGGACATCCCGAAGGACAACGTCACCCGCACGGTGCGCCCCGAGCTGACCGAGGTCGGCAGCCAGCACTGGGCCGCCTGCCACATGACGCAGGAGCAGCGGGAGCGTATCTGGACCGAAGAGATTGCGCCGAAGCTGTGAGCGAGGACAAAGCTGTGACCACTCCCGCGAAGAGCGAAGGCACGGCGGCCGTCAAGGACGGGGTCGCGCCGGGCGAGACCCTGCTGAAGGTGACGGGGCTCCAGAAGCACTTCCCGATCAAGAAGGGCCTGCTGCAGCGGCAGGTCGGTGCCGTGCGCGCGGTCGACGGCATCGACTTCGAGGTCCGCTCCGGCGAGACCCTCGGCGTCGTGGGCGAGTCGGGCTGCGGCAAGTCGACGATGGGCCGGCTGATCACCCGGCTGCTCGAACCGACCGCCGGCACCATCGAGTTCGAGGGCAAGGACATCACGCACCTCGGTGTGGGCGGCATGCGCCCGATGCGCCGTGACGTGCAGATGATCTTCCAGGACCCGTACTCCTCGCTGAACCCGCGCCACACCATCGGAACGATCGTCGGGGCCCCCTTCCGGCTCCAGGGCGTCGAGCCGGAGGGCGGGGTCAAGAAGGAGGTGCAGCGGCTGCTGTCGGTGGTCGGCCTCAACCCCGAGCACTACAACCGCTACCCGCACGAGTTCTCCGGCGGTCAGCGCCAGCGCATCGGCATCGCCCGCGCGCTCGCCCTGAAGCCGAAGCTGGTCGTGGCGGACGAGCCGGTCTCCGCGCTGGACGTGTCGATCCAGGCGCAGGTCGTGAACCTCATGGACGACCTCCAGGAGGAACTGGGCCTGACGTACGTGATCATCGCGCACGACCTCTCGGTCGTCCGGCACGTCTCGGACCGGATCGCGGTGATGTACCTCGGCAAGATCGTCGAGCTGGCGGACCGGGACTCGCTGTACCGGGCGCCGATGCACCCGTACACCAAGGCCCTGATGTCGGCGGTGCCGATCCCGGACCCGCGGCGCCGGAGCGCCAAGAGCGAGCGCATCCTGCTCAAGGGCGACGTGCCCTCGCCGATCGCCCCGCCGAGCGGCTGTCGCTTCCACACCCGGTGCTGGAAGGCGACGGAGATCTGCCGGACGACCGAGCCGAAGCTCGTGGAGCTCAAGCCCGGCCAGCAGGTCGCCTGCCACCACCCGGAGAACTTCGAGGACCAGGCCCCGCAGGACACCGTCCTGCTGACCGCGGCCAGGGAGGCGGCCGAACTGGTCTCCGACGAGGTCCTCGCGGAGTCGGCGGAGACGTCGGCGGCGGTGGCGGCGGAGGTCGCGGAGCAGACCGGGAAGCCTGAGCCGGTCAAGGCCGCGGAGCCCGCCGGGTCTGCGGAGTCCGGTGCGGACGCCGCCGAGAGCCAGGAGTCAACTGACAAGTAACGCATGACAAGTTGGCAAAGTCATGCACATGTTCGAACGGGAGAGTTCAGAGTCGTCCGTGTTCCGACTTATCGGCACACGCTCGAAAGGGACGGCTCATGAAACTCTCCCGTTCGGCACGTTTAGGGGCCCTCGCGACCGCGGCGGCCTCTTTCCTTGTCGTCGCCGCGTCCTCCGCCCCCACCCCGGGCGCCCCCGGCATCGGCGACTCCTACTTCCCGCTGCTCGGCAACGGCGGCTTCGACGCCCGGCACTACGCCCTCGACGTGGCGTACGACCCGGACACCGACCGCCTCGACGGCCGTACGACCCTCACCGCCCGCGCCACCCGGACCCTCTCGTCCTTCGACCTCGACCTGCAGAAACTCGAGGTCACCCGGGTCGAAGTGAACGGCAGACGCGCCGACTTCACCCGCGACGGCGACGAACTGCGCATCACACCCAAGACAGTTCTGCGCAAGGGCCGCGACTTCCGGGTCGCCGTCACCTACGGCGGCGTCCCCGAGGCCCTGAACGGCCCCATCGTCTTCGGTTCCGACTACGGCTGGATGAAGACCCCCGACGGCGTCTTCGTCGCCTGCGAACCCAACGCCGCCTCCACCTGGTTCCCCTCCAGCGACCACCCCGCCGACAAGGCCACCTACGACATCCGCATCAAGGCCCCCAGGGGCCTGACCGGCGTCTCCAACGGCCGGCTGGTCTCGACGTACGACAAGGGCAGCTCGACGTACACGCACTGGCGCGAGAGCAGGCCCATGGCGACCTATCTCGCGACGGCGACGATCGGGAAGTTCGACGTGAAGACGGGCCGGACGCCGTCCGGCATCCCGATCTACGTCGCCATCGACCCGGTGCTGGCGAACAGCAACAACGTCGACGTGTACGCCGTCACGGCCGCCGCCACCGACTACTGGTCGCAGGTCTTCGGTCCCTACCCCTTCGAGGAGACCGGCGCGATCGTCGACGACATGCCCGAGGCCGGGTTCTCCCTGGAGGTGCAGAGCAAGCCCGCGTACTCGGCCGTCCGCAACGAGACCACCATCGTGCACGAGCTGGCCCACCAGTGGTTCGGCGACTCGGTGTCGGTGGAGCGCTGGAAGGACATCTGGCTCAACGAGGGCTTCGCCACCTACGCCCAGTGGCTGTGGGCCGAGCACCAGGGCACCCGCAGCGCCCACGACTCCTTCCTGGCCGCCTACAACGCCCGCCCCGCCGACAACGCGTTCTGGCAGATCACCGTCGCCGACCCGCAGCGCGACACCATGTTCGCCTCCGCGGTCTACCAGCGCGGCGCGATGACCCTTCAGGCGCTGCGCGAGCGCATCGGCGACAAGGCGTTCTTCAAGCTGCTGCCCACCTGGACGCGCATCCACCGCTACGGCAACGCGAACACCGCCGAGTTCATCCGCCTCGCCGAGCGGGTCTCCGGCCAGAAGCTCGACGGCCTGTTCCAGAAGTGGCTCTACACGACGGGCAAGCCCGCCCTGTAGAAACCCCTGCGTAAGAATATGGGGTGCTTCAGCAACTGTTCAGCCCCTCCGTCCAGCACACGCTCGATCTCATCGGCATCTTCGTGTTCGCCATCTCCGGCGCGCTGCTTGCCGTCCGCAAGAACTTCGACGTCTTCGGCATCGCCGTTCTCGCCGAGATCACCGCGCTGGGCGGAGGGCTGCTGAGGGACCTGATCATCGGCGCGGTACCGCCCGCCGCCTTCACGGACCTCGGCTACTTCATCACCCCGCTGCTCGCCACCCTCCTGGTCTTCTTCCTGCACCCGCAGGTGGAGCGCATCCAGGTCGCGGTGAACGTCTTCGACGCGGCCGGTCTCGGCCTCTTCTGCGTCGCCGGCACGACGAAGGCGTACGAGTACGGACTGAGCCTCACCTCGTCGGCCACCCTCGGCCTCGCCACCGCCGTCGGCGGTGGTGTGCTGCGCGACGTCCTCGCCAATGAGGTGCCGTCCCTGCTGCGCTGGGACCGCGACCTCTACGCGGTCCCCGCGATCGTCGGCGCCACCATGGTCGTGCTGTGCATCCGCTACGACGCCCTCTCCCCGTTCACCAGCGGCCTCGCGGTCGTCACCGCCTTCGTCCTGCGCCTGCTCGCGATGAAGTACCACTGGCGAGCGCCGCGCGCGTGGAACCGCCGCTCGACGGTACGGGAGGAGTAGTGCCGCGCGCCCGGTGCTGGCCCATCTGCACCGACAGCCAGCGGAACGCCGGGACCACCTGCGGCCGCCACAGTGCCATGTTGTGGCCGCCCGCGCTCCTCGGGATGAAGATCACGTGGACCGTCGTCGGGGCCTTCGCGGTCTGTTCCAGGGCGACTCCCGCCTCGTAGCCGTCGCGCGGCTGGCCGGAGATGTACAGCGCGATGCGGGGCGGCGTGAGCGCCTTCCTCAGCAGCAGGTAGGGGTTGTTCGCCGCCCGGATCCGCAGGTTCTGCGCGGCGAGTGAGTTGCGTTCGCCGATCGGGTCGTTGTAGCCGGACATGCTGACGGCGGCCATGTAGCGGTCCGGGTGGGCAACGGCCAGCTTCACCGCGCAGTGCGCGCCCGCCGAGTACCCGGCGACCGCCCAGCCCCTGGGGGCGGGCTGGGCCCGGAAGTTGTCCGTGACCATCTTCGGCACGTCGATGCTCAGCCAGCTGTCGGCGTTGACGGTGCCGGGAATGTTGGCGCAGCCCGTGTCGACGCCGGCCAGCAGGTTGGTGCGCGGGGCGACCAGGATGAACGGCGAGACCTCCCCGCCGCGCATCAGCGGGGCCAGCTGCGCGGTCGCGTGCAGCGAGCCGAACCAGGCCTTCGCGGAGCCGGGGTAGCCGGGCAGCAGCTCGACGACGGGGAACTTGTGGTGGGCGTACTTCGGCTCGCCGTACTGGGGCGGCAGCCAGACGTAGACCTCGGCGTTGACGCCGGAGACGCGGCCCTTGAGCTGGGTGACGCGCACTCCGCGCATGCCCGGGCCGGTGGCCGCGGCGAAGTTCTGCCGCACCTTGGGCAACCGTTCCAGCGCGATGCCGCCGGTGCCGTCGGCGCCGAGGTTGGCGGCCTGCTGCACGTGGTTGCCGGTGCCGAGGAGGTCGGCCCAGTTGTCGTACAGGCTGTTGGCGTTGTTGACGAGGACGAAGACCAGCGCGACCGCGGTGCCCTGGGCGAACAGCACCATGAACATCCGGGCCACCGCACGCAGGGCTTTGGGCCCGCGCACCCGCGACCACAGGACGAGCGGCAGTATCAGGGCGACCGCGAACAGCACGATCAGGGTGTAGAGGAACGGAGTCCCGGTGAGGCTCATGTCCCCATAGAGGGCCGGGAGGAGGCCCGGGTTGAGGACGAGTGCGGACACTTACCGAGAAATTGCCGGTATCTCACCCGGGCGACGGCGCCGAGCACACGTGTCACACCGTCGTCATACTCAAAGCTACCGCTTAGTAATTTCCTGTTGTACGGTTCATCCATGCCAGAAGCAGCCTCCGCCGCGGCCCCGACGCGGGCCACGATCGGCGACAGCGAGTTCGACCGCGACACCGCGCTCACCGAGCGCGCCCCCGGCGTTTACGACATCGACCTCTCCGTCGGCTGGACCATCATCAACGCCGTCAACGGCGGCTACCTCCTGGCCGTCCTGGGCCGCGCCCTTGCGGACACGCTGCCGCACACGGACCCCTTCACCATCTCGGCGCACTACCTCACCGCGTCCCAGCCGGGCCCGGCGGTCGTGCGCACGGAGACGGTCCGCACCGGCCGCACCCTCTCCACCGGCCAGGCCTCCCTCCTGCAGTACGACGAGGAGGGCCGCGAGGTCGAACGCATCCGCGTGCTGGCCTCCTACGGCGACCTGGACGCCCTCCCCGACGACGTGCGGACGACCGCCGCGCCGCCCGCCATGCCGCCGCTGCAGGAGTGCTTCGGCCCCCAGGACGGCCCCTCGCCGGTCCCCGGCAGCTCGGCCATCACCGACCGCCTGATGATCAAGCTGGACCCCGCCACCCTCGGCTGGGCGCTCGGCGCGCCCTCCGGCAGGGGCGAGATGCGGGCCTGGTTCGGCCTTGCCGACGGCCGCGACGCCGACCCGCTCTCCCTCCTGCTCGCGGTGGACGCGCTCCCGCCGACCGCCTTCGAGATCGGCCTGAAGGGCTGGGTCCCCACGGTCGAACTGACGGTCCACGTCCGCTCCCGTCCCGCCCCCGGCCCGCTGCGCGTCTCCATCACCACCCGCAACCTCGCCGGCGGTTTCCTGGAGGAGGACGCCGAGGTCTGGGACAGCACCGACCGCCTGGTGGCCCAGTCCCGCCAGCTCGCCCGCGTCAGGCTCGGCTGAGCGGCTTCCGCCCCAGCCACGCCGCCAGCTCACCGTAGACGTCGGCCCCCGCGGGGGCCGGCACGGCCGAGGCGAAGGGGGTGTCCGCGTCCCGCTCGGGCTCGGACAGCACCCGGCGCGCCGTGGCGAGGGCGAACTCGGCCGGCTCCGGGTCGAGACCGAGCGGGTGGCCGAGGGACTCGGCGAGGTCCCAGGTGTGGGTCACCAGCTCCATCACATAGCCCGACAGGGCCGCCCGGCCCGGCACCTCGCCCCAGGGCACCCGCACCGGCGCCTCCATACGGGCGTCGCTCTCCCAGGCCTTGATCACCCGCGTGCGGACCTCCTCGTACGCCGTCGTCCAGTCCTCGTCCGCCACACCCTCGGCGAAGGGGTGCACGGCCATGCCGTCGCCGCCCTCGCCGACGACCGCGATGCGCAGGCTGCCGCCGACCATGTGGGACAGGAGCGTGCGGACGTCGAACTCCGCGCAGGGGGTGGGACCGTCGAGCTGCTCGGGGCGGACCGTCCGGATCAGCGCGGCCACCTGCTCGGTGGCGCGGGCGTACACGGGGCGGGGGTCGATGGCGTTCATGTGCTGCCTCTCTCTGGTGGGCCGGCCCGAAACCGGTGGGCCGACAACCGAAGAGTCCCTGCATAACCTGACAGTTTCCGTCAACATTTGCCGACGGGGTTCACGGCACCGGATCCTGGTGCCGTGAAAGCCGACCGCCTGCTGTCGATCCTGCTGCTCCTGCAGACCCGGGGCCGCGTCCCCGCGCACGAACTGGCGGAACGGCTGGAGGTGTCGGTGCGCACCATCTACCGGGACGTCGAGGCCCTGTCCGCCTCCGGCGTCCCCGTCTACGCCGAGCGCGGGCGGCACGGCGGCATCGAGCTGCTCGCCGGCTTCCGTACGGACGTCACGGGGCTGACCGCCGACGAGTCCCGCGCCCTGTTCATCCTGGCCGCCCAGGGCGCGCACGCGGCCCTCGGCCTGGACGCCGCCCTCGGCTCGGCGCTGCGCAAGGTGATGGCCGCGCTGCCGGCGCCGTACCGCCCGGCCGCCGAGGTGACCAGCCGCCGCATCCTCGTCGACGCCACACGCTGGAAGGGCGGTCCGCAAAGGGTCGTCGACCTGGACGTGCTGCAGGACGCCGTGTTCGCCGACCGGCGCCTGAGGCTGCGCTACCGGCACAGCGGGGAGCGGGAGCCGCGGACGTACACCGTCGACCCGTACGGGCTCGTCTCGAAGGCCGGGGTCTGGTACCTGGTCGCCGACCGGCGGACGGAGCCGCGGCTGTTCCGGGCCGACCGGGTGCGGTCGGCGACGGTCCTGGACGATCCCGTGCGGCGCCGGCCCGGCGTCGAACTCGCCGACGTCTGGGAGGCGTTGCGCCGCCAGGTCGAGGAGCGCCCGGGCGGGCTCGACGTCACCGTCCGGGTCCGGCGCGACCGCCTCGACATGTTCCTGCGCCTGAACGGCGCCCAGATCGTGCGGCTGCCGGACACCGACGGCGAGGGGGAGTGGGTGACCGTGTGGCTGTCGTACGGCGTGGCCGGGGAGGCGCGGCAGCTGCTGCCGTTCGCCGACCACGTGGAGGTCCTCGCGCCGCCGCAGGTGCGCGCGGAACTGGCCGCGGCGGCCGCCTCCGTCACAGCCCTGTACCAGCGGGCCGGGGACGCCGATTCGTGAACGCGCAGGTCGGTTCGGGTTTGTTGACGTCCGCTTTACCCGAATCACAGGCCGGCGACAGACCGCCCCCAAGGAAGCCCTAAGCGCCGTTGATTGAGTGCCCGCCTCAGGACTCCCTCATCCTCCTTGGAGTTGTTTCTCATGAAGCGTGTGGGTCTCGTTCCCGCGGTGGCGCTGCTGGCGCTCGCGCCTCTGGCTCTGGTGGCCTGCGGCTCCGGCGACTCCTCGTCGTCCTCGAACGGCGGAAACTCCGGTCGGCAGCAGGCGTGTTCGGCACCCGCCGGGAACGCCTCGGGCAGGCCGAGCGGTGCCCCCTCGGGCGCCCCGACGGGCACGGCCAGGCCGACCGGCAACCCCACGGGCATGCCCAGTGGCGCACCCAGCGGTGCGCCCGGCGGGGGTCAGGGGGGCGGTCAGGGCGGTCCCGGCGGCGGCATGGGCGGCTGCGGCGGCCCGGGCGGCGCCGCGCCGAGCGGCGCCCCCACCGGGCAGCCGGCGGCGTCGGTCACCAAGAGCTGACCGACGCGGCGGGCGTACGAGAGGGGCGGCACCCCCGTTCACCGGGGGTGCCGCCCCTTCGTGCCGTCCGGCGCCCCGACCCGTTCAGTCCAGCCAGTGCTGCCGCCCGATGCTGATCAGCCGCATCTGCCGGGTCGCGACCTGCGTGATCCGCTCCCGGTCCCCCTCGGTGCCGTCCAGCGCCTCCAGGAACAGCGAGGCGGTGATCAGCATCTGGTCCACGTACAGGTGGGCCAGCATCAGCAGGTCCTCCTCGCTCCAGCCCTCCGCCTCGAGGTCCTTGGCGAGCTCGGCGCTCACCTCCTCGGCGAACCGGGCCAGTTGGTCCCGGATCGCCTCCCGCACCGACTGAACTCCGCCATGTCGTTCCCGGGCGATAAAGCGGACATGTGCTGGGTACGCGTCAACATGACCGGCAATCAACTCAATGGCGCGTGCGATGCGTTCGTCACTGTTGTCCGCCGCGGTCACCGTCGTGCGGATCATGGGATGAAGGCTGCCCAGGGCCTCCTCGACCAGGGCCACGCCCAGATCCGCAATGGAGCGGAAGTGCCGGTAGAAGGCGGTCGGTGCGACGCCGACGGCGCGGGTGACCTCGCGCAGGCCGAGGCTGCTCAGGCTCTGCCCCTCCAGCAGACCGAGCGCGGCGTCGAGGAGCGCCTGCCTGGTCTTGAGTTTCTGGGCCTGCCGGATGCCGAGGGTGTGACTCATGTCATCCAGTTAAGAACTGTTCTCTGGATTTGGAAAGCGGGGGAACACGCTAGACTCTAGAGTCAGTGAACAACTGTTACTACAACTGTTCACCGAAACGTAACGAGAGCGTCCCTCGGGACGTGTCGAAGGGGGATCGATCCCATGCTGTTCCTGGTCGCCGCACTGATGCTCTTCGGCGCCGTGCTGGGCACCGTCGCCCACGCGCCGTTCACCTTCACCCTGGTCGCGGCCGCACTGATCGCCGCCTGGCTCGGCATCTTCGCGCTCCGCGAGCGCCACGGCCGCCGCACCCACTGACCCTGCCGCCCCTACGTCCTGCCGGGAGCTGACCCGTCATGCAACTCACCGCCCCTGCCAACGGCACCACCTCCGCCCCGACCCGTCGCGACGCCGACGGCATGGCCGTCGCGTCCTTCATCCTCGGCCTCGTCGGCCTGCTCGTCCTGAACGTCTTCCTGGGCCCGATCGCCATCGCCCTCGCCGGTGCGGCCCTGTGGCGCGGCACCAAGCGCCGCGGACGGGCCTTCCTCGGCCTGACCCTGGGCGTGGCCGACCTCGTGGTCCTGGCGGTCGCGATGGAGCTGTCCAACACCGTCTCCTGGAGCCTGTGAGCCGCGGCGGGCACCTCCCGGGGAGCCTGGCCCCGAGGCCGGCGACACCGGCCCCGTAGAATCGGGCCCACCATGGCTTACCTCGACCACGCCGCCACGACCCCGATGCTCCCGGAGGCGGCGGAGGCACTGACCGCCCAGCTGAGCATCACCGGCAACGCGTCCTCACTGCACGCCTCCGGCCGGCAGGCCCGCCGCACGGTCGAGGAATCCCGCGAGACCCTCGCCGAGGCACTCGGCGCCCGCCCGAGCGAGGTCGTCTTCACCTCCGGCGGCACCGAGGCCGACAACCTCGCGGTGAAGGGCCTGTACTGGTCCCGCCGCGACGCGGACCCGGCCCGCACCCGTGTCCTCGCCAGCCCCGTCGAGCACCACGCCGTCCTCGACACCGTGCACTGGCTCGGCGAACACGAGGGCGCCACCGTCGAGTACCTCCCCGTCGACTCCTACGGCCGAGTCCACCCCGACGCCCTGCGCGAGGCCCTCGCCCGCAACCCCGAGGACGTCGCCCTGGCCACCGTGATGTGGGCCAACAACGAGATCGGCACGGTCCTGCCGGTCCGCGAACTCGCCGACGTGGCGCAGGAGTTCGGCATTCCGCTGCACGCCGACGCCGTCCAGGCCTTCGGTCAGGTCCCCGTCGACTTCGCCGCCTCCGGCCTCGCCGCGATGACCGTCTCCGGCCACAAGATCGGCGGCCCGTACGGCATCGGCGCCCTGGTCCTGGGTCGCGAGTACACCCCCGTGCCGGTCCTGCACGGCGGCGGCCAGGAGCGCCACGTCCGCTCCGGCACCCTCGACGTCCCGGCGATCGCCTCCTTCGCCGTCGCCGGCCGCCTCGCCGCCGAGCAGCGGGAGTGGTTCGCCAACGAGATCGGCGCCCTGCGCGACAGCCTGGTCGAGGCGGTGCGTACGGCGGTGCCGGACGCCATCTACGGCGGGGACCCCGTCGACCGGCTCCCCGCCAACGCCCACTTCACCTTCCCCGGCTGCGAGGGCGACTCCTTGCTGCTGCTCCTCGACGCCCAGGGCATCGAGTGCTCCACCGGCTCCGCGTGCACCGCCGGCGTCGCCCAGCCCAGCCACGTCCTGCTGGCCACCGGCACCGACCCCGACCTGGCCCGCGGCACCCTGCGCTTCTCCCTCGGCCACACCTCCACGGAGGCCGACGTGGAAGCGGTCGCCAAGGCGATCGGCCCCGCGGTGGAGCGTGCTCGCGCCGCGGGGCTGACCTGAGTTCCGGCCGGTCTAGCTGTCCGTCACCATCAGGGACGCCATCATGCCCTCGTCCTCGTGCTGCAGCAGATGGCAGTGGAGCATGTACATGTAGGTGTTGTCGGAGAAGTCCGTGAACTCCATGGCGATCTCGATGGACCCGCCGCCGACCACCTCGTAGGTGTCGAACCAGCCGAGGTCCACGCCGGTCGGATCCTCGCCGTTGATGGAGATCAACTGGTAGGGCACGTCGTGGAGGTGGAACGAGTGCTCCAGCTGGGTGCCGTTCTTGATCGTCCAGATCTCCCTGGCGCCCAGCGTGGTGCTGATCATCGCCATGGACGACATGCTCGTCCCCGCCGACCCGTTGATCGTCATGGTCGTGCCGCTCTGGCCGAGCGTGATGGTCCGGGCGGTGAAGTCGCCGGTGTCGTACCGGTCGATGGTGTTGAGCGAGTTCGGCAGGTCGTCCGGGGTGTCGGTGCCGGACGCGGTGATCGCCAGCACGTCGTAGGTGCCGCTGCCGCCGCGCACCCAGCCGGTGGTGACGACCGCCTGGAGCGTGACCGCGTCCGACAGGTCCAGCACGAACTCCGCGCGGGCGCCGGCCACCAGCCGGATGCTGTCCACCTCGGTGGCCGCGGTGAGATAGCCCTGGTCGGTGGCGATCTGGTTCAGCGTGCCGCCGTCGCCGCGCTGGATGGTGATGATGTCCGACGGCGAGGCGTTGAGGCACCGGAACCGGGTGCGGGTCTTCGTCGCAGTGAACGTCAGCGTGGTGTCGTCGACGTTCGTGCCGTTCAGCAGCAGCGGGAAGCTCAGAGCGCTGCTCAGGTAGCCGGTGAGGTTGTACTTGAGGTCGCCACCGCTGTCGGTGGCCAGGCTCTGGAAGATGAGCGGGATGTCGTCGGTGCCGTAGGTGCTGGGCAGGTCGGCGGAGGCGGTGGAGCCGTCCTCCACGATGATCATGCCGGCCAGGCCGTGCACCGCCTGCTTCGCCGTGGTGCCAAGGGCGTGCGGGTGGTACCAGAGGGTCTTGGCCTCGTCCTTGACCGTGAACGTCGGGGACCAGGTCTCCCCGTCGGCGAAGGCGACCTGGGGGCCGCCGTCCATCTTGGCCGGGACGTGCGCGCCGTGGAAGTGGACGGTGGTGTCCTCACCCAGGCTGTTGGTGATGTCCAGCAGGACCGTGTCGCCCTTGGTCCACTTCATGGTGGGGCCGAGGAAGGACTGGTTGTAGCCCATCGTGTCGCTGGTGACCCCGGAGAGGACCTCCGCGGTGCCGGTCTTCGCCTCCAGAGTGAAGGTGGTGGTGCCGTCGGATGTGGTGCCCTCCAGAAGGTCCGGGACGGTGAGGGTGGCGGTTGCGGTCGCCGCGCTCGCCCTGTTCTTCCCCGCCTCGGTCAGCAGGGAGAGGGCGCCGCCCGCCCCCGCGACCGCCCCGAGTCCCACCCCGGCCATGCCGCCGAGGAACCTGCGCCGGTGCATGCCCTTGCCGCCGGCGGCCCGGCCGGCCTTGGTGTGCCTGGTCTTCTTCTCGCTCCTGCTGCCCGTGTCGCTCGTGCGGCGATCGGGCTCGGTGATGTCAGCCATGGCCCGGGATGCTCGACCCGAGGGCTGTGCGGGGACTGGGCCGAAGTTGGGAGCCGGCCGCGCGGGCTGTGAACGCGCCGTGAGCGTGAGCTCGCTCAACTCACTGGAAGATACTGCCGAGTTGGTGTCATGCAGGTCACCTCCGCCGGGCGGGACGCAACGGACACGCGGTGCACGCCCGCTACCCACAGCATCACGATTTCATCACCGGCCCCGGGCCTGTCCGGCCCGCCGTACGAGACCCATGTACCGGTCCCAGTCCCAGTACGGCCCCGGGTCGGTGTGGTCCGTCCCCGGCACCTCCACGTGCCCGATGACGTGCTCCCGGTCGACGGGTATGCCGTACCGCCCGCAGATCCCCGCCGTCAGCCGCGCCGAGGCGGCGTACATCGCGTCCGTGAAGGAGGATCTGCGTTCCACGAAACCCTCGTGCTCGATGCCGACGCTGCGTTCGTTGTACTGCCTGTTGCCCGCGTGGTACGCCACGTCCAGCTCGCGGATCATCTGGGTGATCCGCCCGTCCCGGCGGACGATGTAGTGGGCCGCGGCCTGGTGGGCGGGGTCCTGGAAGACCTTCACCGCGCTCGCGTAACCGCCCTGCGTCACATGGACGACCACCCGGTCTATCGGGTAGTCGTCCGGCCGGTCCGCCCGCCGGTAGTTCCCCGGCGAGGCCGCGATCCACCGCGCCCCCCGGAAGTCCACCGCGCCCGCCACCCGCGGCTTCTCCACGCCCGGCAGCCGCCACCACAGGTGCGACAGCTCCTCGCGCGCCAGCGCCGCGGTGCCGACGGCGGCGGCCGCCCCGCCGACGATCAGCGCGCGCCGCCCCAGCCGCCGGTCGGCGTCCCCGGACCTCTTCTGCGCCCCCAT
Coding sequences:
- a CDS encoding ABC transporter ATP-binding protein — protein: MTELSKSGAAVGEPTSTSPAPTSFLEVRDLKVHFPTDDGLVKSVDGLSFKLEKGKTLGIVGESGSGKSVTSLGIMGLHTAGQYGKRKAQISGEIWLDGTELLTADPDEVRKLRGREMAMIFQDPLSALHPYYTIGQQIVEAYRIHHNVDKKTAKRRAVEMLDRVGIPQPDKRVDNYPHEFSGGMRQRAMIAMSLVNNPELLIADEPTTALDVTVQAQILDLIRDLQKEFGSAVIIITHDLGVVAELADDILVMYGGRCVERGPAEKVFYEPRHPYTWGLLGSMPRLDREQQERLIPVKGSPPSLINIPSGCAFNPRCPYADIPKDNVTRTVRPELTEVGSQHWAACHMTQEQRERIWTEEIAPKL
- a CDS encoding ABC transporter ATP-binding protein, which gives rise to MTTPAKSEGTAAVKDGVAPGETLLKVTGLQKHFPIKKGLLQRQVGAVRAVDGIDFEVRSGETLGVVGESGCGKSTMGRLITRLLEPTAGTIEFEGKDITHLGVGGMRPMRRDVQMIFQDPYSSLNPRHTIGTIVGAPFRLQGVEPEGGVKKEVQRLLSVVGLNPEHYNRYPHEFSGGQRQRIGIARALALKPKLVVADEPVSALDVSIQAQVVNLMDDLQEELGLTYVIIAHDLSVVRHVSDRIAVMYLGKIVELADRDSLYRAPMHPYTKALMSAVPIPDPRRRSAKSERILLKGDVPSPIAPPSGCRFHTRCWKATEICRTTEPKLVELKPGQQVACHHPENFEDQAPQDTVLLTAAREAAELVSDEVLAESAETSAAVAAEVAEQTGKPEPVKAAEPAGSAESGADAAESQESTDK
- a CDS encoding M1 family metallopeptidase, with translation MKLSRSARLGALATAAASFLVVAASSAPTPGAPGIGDSYFPLLGNGGFDARHYALDVAYDPDTDRLDGRTTLTARATRTLSSFDLDLQKLEVTRVEVNGRRADFTRDGDELRITPKTVLRKGRDFRVAVTYGGVPEALNGPIVFGSDYGWMKTPDGVFVACEPNAASTWFPSSDHPADKATYDIRIKAPRGLTGVSNGRLVSTYDKGSSTYTHWRESRPMATYLATATIGKFDVKTGRTPSGIPIYVAIDPVLANSNNVDVYAVTAAATDYWSQVFGPYPFEETGAIVDDMPEAGFSLEVQSKPAYSAVRNETTIVHELAHQWFGDSVSVERWKDIWLNEGFATYAQWLWAEHQGTRSAHDSFLAAYNARPADNAFWQITVADPQRDTMFASAVYQRGAMTLQALRERIGDKAFFKLLPTWTRIHRYGNANTAEFIRLAERVSGQKLDGLFQKWLYTTGKPAL
- a CDS encoding trimeric intracellular cation channel family protein — translated: MLQQLFSPSVQHTLDLIGIFVFAISGALLAVRKNFDVFGIAVLAEITALGGGLLRDLIIGAVPPAAFTDLGYFITPLLATLLVFFLHPQVERIQVAVNVFDAAGLGLFCVAGTTKAYEYGLSLTSSATLGLATAVGGGVLRDVLANEVPSLLRWDRDLYAVPAIVGATMVVLCIRYDALSPFTSGLAVVTAFVLRLLAMKYHWRAPRAWNRRSTVREE
- a CDS encoding esterase family protein, yielding MSLTGTPFLYTLIVLFAVALILPLVLWSRVRGPKALRAVARMFMVLFAQGTAVALVFVLVNNANSLYDNWADLLGTGNHVQQAANLGADGTGGIALERLPKVRQNFAAATGPGMRGVRVTQLKGRVSGVNAEVYVWLPPQYGEPKYAHHKFPVVELLPGYPGSAKAWFGSLHATAQLAPLMRGGEVSPFILVAPRTNLLAGVDTGCANIPGTVNADSWLSIDVPKMVTDNFRAQPAPRGWAVAGYSAGAHCAVKLAVAHPDRYMAAVSMSGYNDPIGERNSLAAQNLRIRAANNPYLLLRKALTPPRIALYISGQPRDGYEAGVALEQTAKAPTTVHVIFIPRSAGGHNMALWRPQVVPAFRWLSVQMGQHRARGTTPPVPSSGGSTRAALASGTSSRAGAGRRR
- a CDS encoding thioesterase family protein; translation: MPEAASAAAPTRATIGDSEFDRDTALTERAPGVYDIDLSVGWTIINAVNGGYLLAVLGRALADTLPHTDPFTISAHYLTASQPGPAVVRTETVRTGRTLSTGQASLLQYDEEGREVERIRVLASYGDLDALPDDVRTTAAPPAMPPLQECFGPQDGPSPVPGSSAITDRLMIKLDPATLGWALGAPSGRGEMRAWFGLADGRDADPLSLLLAVDALPPTAFEIGLKGWVPTVELTVHVRSRPAPGPLRVSITTRNLAGGFLEEDAEVWDSTDRLVAQSRQLARVRLG